Proteins encoded by one window of Esox lucius isolate fEsoLuc1 chromosome 4, fEsoLuc1.pri, whole genome shotgun sequence:
- the LOC105010263 gene encoding ganglioside GM2 activator encodes MKYVLVVITLCIAMLMPVNCAMNSEKTHTRYSVKMSAFSWDNCERNSPIVVSSLTVSPDPITIPGNLTGSASVSTTVDLASPLAAIISVEKKTFGTWIKIPCDICTYTDVCTLLNQLMPPEEGCPKLFNGQICHCPFKAGEYKVSKTNVSIPDLNLPSFLTNGNYRVQGVLRAKEKVLGCLKVSFALQSKKYGGR; translated from the exons ATGAAGTATGTTCTTGTTGTGATAACACTGTGCATTGCAATGTTAATGCCAGTAAACTGTGCAATGAAttcagaaaaaacacacacaagataTTCTGTAAAG ATGTCTGCGTTTTCATGGGACAACTGTGAAAGAAACAGCCCAATAGTTGTGAGTTCTCTGACTGTGTCCCCGGACCCCATCACCATCCCAGGGAACCTAACTGGCAGTGCATCTGTTTCCACAACGGTTGACCTGGCCAGCCCCCTCGCT GCAATTATATCCGTGGAGAAGAAAACCTTTGGGACCTGGATCAAGATCCCATGTGATATCTGCACCTACACAGACGTGTGTACTCTGTTGAACCAGCTGATGCCACCAGAAGAGGGCTGCCCGAAGCTCTTCAATGGCCAAATATGTCACTGCCCCTTCAAAGCT GGGGAGTACAAAGTGTCAAAGACTAACGTCTCCATCCCGGACCTGAACCTGCCTAGCTTCCTGACCAATGGAAACTACAGGGTACAGGGAGTCTTGAGAGCTAAGGAAAAAGTGCTGGGTTGCCTTAAAGTGTCCTTTGCCCTTCAATCTAAAAAGTATGGCGGACGTTAA